A single Gambusia affinis linkage group LG20, SWU_Gaff_1.0, whole genome shotgun sequence DNA region contains:
- the eif3c gene encoding eukaryotic translation initiation factor 3 subunit C, which yields MSRFFATGSDSESEESSSADEITPKAPGGTFKQSLLLSDDEEDTKRVVRSAKDKRFEELTNFIKTIRNAMKIRDMSKCLEEFEQLCRAFLKSKNIVDKEGVPQFYIRLLADLEDYLNQLWEDKEGKKKMNKNNAKALSTLRQKIRKYNRDFETEIAAYKENPQESADEEEEKEQEDSGSSSESDDDAGEEVSAKSFLKKKPEGPSDASKFLKSAKGSGDESTSSDEDDDDDEDWGGETEESGSESSDDEEGKSKSLATVFLKKAGTDKTGIKKGEKKKKQKKERPGDLQEGLGDEDDWVEVKGGVPMVKEKPKMFAKGTEINVPVVVKKLNEILQARGKKGTDRAAQIELLHALAAIAAENNLGQGILVKIKFNIIASLYDYNPNLAAFMKADMWKKCLDCIDELLDILFEHNNIFIGENIAEDSENLIISDQPFRVRGCVLTLVERMDEEFTKIMQNTDPHSQEYVDNLKDEGRVCGIVDRLLSYLENKGSTEEICRVYLRRIMHTYYKFDYKAHRRSLGLQGETKSEQDQEESEGEDSAVIMDRLCKFIYAKDRTDRIRTCAILCHIYHHALHSRWYQARDLMLMSHLQDNIQHADPPVQILYNRTMVQLGICAFRQGMIKDAHNALLDIQSSGRAKELLGQGLLMRNMQERNAEQEKIEKRRQVPFHMHINLELLECVYLVSAMLLEIPYMAAHEFDARRRMISKQFHHQLRVGERQPLLGPPESMREHVVAASKAMKMGDWRTCHSFIINEKMNSKVWDLFPETQRVREMLVGKIQEESLRTYLFTYSSVYDSISMETLSEMFQLEIPTVHSIISKMIINEELMASLDQPTQTVVMHRTEPTSLQNMALQLAEKLGSLVENNERIFDLKQGVYGGYFNRDQKGGYQQKQPYQRDQKGGYQQKQGGYQRGGYRNQNQSNY from the exons ATGTCTCGTTTCTTCGCCACCGGGTCTGACAGCGAGTCAGAGGAGTCATCATCCGCCGATGAAATCACCCCTAAAGCGCCCGGGGGGACCTTCAAGCA GTCGCTGCTGCTTAGTGACGATGAGGAGGATACTAAAAGAGTGGTGCGTAGCGCCAAAGACAAAAG GTTTGAAGAGTTAACCAACTTCATAAAGACAATCCGCAACGCCATGAAGATCCGTGACATGTCCAAATGTCTGGAGGAGTTTGAGCAGCTGTGTCGAGCCTTCCTGAAAAGCAAGAACATAGTGGACAAAGAAGGAGTTCCTCAATTCTACATCCGCCTGCTGGCTGACCTGGAGGATTACCTCAACCAG CTCTGGGAGGACAAAGAGGGCAAGAAgaagatgaacaaaaacaatgcgAAGGCCCTGAGCACCCTGCGCCAGAAGATCCGCAAATACAACAGAgactttgaaactgaaattgctGCTTACAAGGAG AATCCACAGGAGTCTgcagatgaagaggaggagaaggagcagGAGGATTCTG gctCCTCGTCTGAGAGCGACGACGACGCGGGGGAGGAAGTGTCGGCAAAATCCTTCCTGAAGAAAAAACCTGAAGGCCCCTCAGACGCGAGCAAATTTCTGAAGTCTGCCAAGGGCTCTGGG GATGAGTCGACTTCTAGTGATGAAGACGACGACGATGATGAAGACTGGGGCGGAGAGACTGAGGAGAGCGGCAGCGAGAGCTCGGATGACGAGGAAGGGAAGAGCAAATCTCTGGCCACCGTTTTCCTCAAGAA GGCCGGCACCGACAAAACCGGCATCAAGaagggagagaagaagaagaagcagaagaaagagCGACCTGGGGATCTGCAGGAGGGGCTAGGAGACGAAGACGACTGGGTGGAGGTTAAAGGAGGCGTCCCGATGGTCAAG GAGAAACCAAAGATGTTTGCCAAAGGCACAGAGATCAACGTTCCTGTGGTGGTGAAGAAGCTCAATGAGATCCTGCAAGCAAGAGGCAAAAAGGGAACAGACAG GGCGGCTCAGATCGAGTTGCTCCACGCTCTGGCAGCCATCGCTGCTGAGAACAATCTGGGCCAAGGCATCCTGGTCAAGATCAAGTTCAACATCATCGCCTCTCTGTACGATTACAACCCCAACCTGGCAGCCTTCATGAAG GCCGACATGTGGAAGAAATGCCTGGATTGTATCGACGAGCTGCTGGACATCCTGTTTGAACACAACAACATCTTCATCGGGGAAAACATCGCAGAGGACAGCGAGAATCTGATCATCTCAGATCAG CCTTTCAGGGTGCGCGGGTGTGTCCTGACGCTGGTGGAGAGGATGGACGAAGAGTTCACCAAGATCATGCAGAACACCGACCCTCATTCACAAG AGTACGTGGACAACCTGAAAGACGAAGGTCGGGTTTGTGGCATCGTCGATCGGCTGCTCTCCTACCTGGAGAACAAAGGATCCACAGAGGAGATCTGCCGCGTCTACCTGCGGAGAATCATGCACACCTACTACAAGTTCGACTACAAAGCCCACCGCCGCAGCCTCGGCCTGCAGGGAGAAACCAAG TCGGAGCAGGACCAGGAGGAGAGCGAAGGCGAGGACAGCGCCGTCATCATGGACCGCCTCTGCAAGTTCATCTACGCCAAGGACCGCACCGACCGCATCCGGACCTGCGCCATCCTGTGCCACATCTACCACCACGCCCTGCACTCTCGCTGGTACCAGGCCCGCGACCTGATGCTCATGAGCCACCTGCAGGACAACATCCAGCACGCCGACCCCCCCGTGCAG ATCCTGTACAACAGAACCATGGTCCAGCTGGGCATCTGCGCCTTCAGACAGGGGATGATTAAAGACGCCCACAATGCTCTGCTGGACATCCAGTCATCGGGCCGAGCCAAGGAGCTGCTGGGGCAGGGGCTGCTGATGAGGAACATGCAGGAGAGGAACGCCGAGCAGGAGAAGATTGAGAAGAGAAGACAG GTTCCTTTCCACATGCACATCaacctggagctgctggagtGTGTGTACCTGGTGTCGGCCATGTTGCTGGAAATTCCCTACATGGCGGCCCACGAGTTCGACGCCCGCCGCAGGATGATCAGCAAGCAGTTCCACCACCAGCTCCGAGTGGGAGAGAGACAGCCGCTGCTGG GACCTCCGGAGAGCATGAGGGAACACGTGGTGGCAGCCAGCAAGGCCATGAAGATGGGCGACTGGCGCACCTGCCACTCGTTCATCATCAATGAGAAGATGAACAGTAAAGTGTGGGACCTGTTTCCTGAGACGCAGCGAGTCAGAGAGATGCTCGTCGG GAAGATCCAGGAGGAATCCCTGAGGACGTACCTGTTCACCTACAGCAGTGTGTACGACTCCATCAG CATGGAGACTCTGTCTGAGATGTTTCAACTGGAGATCCCAACAGTTCACAGTATTATCAGCAAAATGATCATCAATGAGGAACTGATG GCGTCGCTGGACCAGCCCACACAGACGGTGGTGATGCACCGCACAGAGCCCACCTCCCTGCAGAACATGGCTCTGCAGCTGGCAGAGAAACTGGGCAGCCTGGTGGAGAACAACGAGCGAATCTTCGACCTGAAGCAGGGCGTCTACGGAGGATACTTCAACAGAG aTCAGAAAGGCGGATATCAGCAGAAGCAGCCATACCAGAGAG ATCAGAAAGGCGGCTACCAGCAGAAGCAGGGCGGCTACCAGCGAGGAGGCTACAGGAATCAAAACCAGAGCAACTACTGA
- the LOC122823567 gene encoding protein ADP-ribosylarginine hydrolase-like, producing the protein MDRLEPATVEHYKAGMVLSGAGDALGYRGGTWEFNYVGLDIHQELQKLGGLKKITVQLPGWPVSDDTVLHLATAEALITGKTEEKLLHEVAFCYVKGMKDMSGRAPGSTTSYNVNRLKPGEEGGYRVPYNNRGAGCGAAMRAMCIGLRYPNPDQLSSLVLVAVETGRMTHHHPIGFLGSVASALFASYAIQRRPLESWGVGLLEEACPIAKKVITDSGFAVEENLKDWDSFSKHWKRYLDLRGISDGKGPVTWPDPYGVAERDEAYKSFSLSGWGGSCGHDAPMIALDALLGAGSDWEELMNRAAFHGGDNDSTAVIACCCWGLLYGTKGVPERNYSKLEYRDRLEHCAEQLYTLSH; encoded by the exons ACTTGAACCTGCTACAGTGGAGCATTATAAGGCAGGCATGGTCCTCAGCGGTGCCGGTGATGCTCTGGGCTACAGGGGCGGGACCTGGGAGTTTAATTATGTTGGACTAGATATCCACCAG GAGCTGCAGAAGCTTGGTGGGTTGAAAAAAATCACTGTCCAGCTTCCTGGATGGCCGGTGAGCGACGACACAGTCCTGCATCTTGCAACAGCTGAAGCTCTGATAACCG GAAAGACCGAGGAGAAGCTTCTACATGAAGTGGCTTTCTGTTATGTGAAGGGGATGAAAGACATGAGTGGAAGGGCTCCTGGAAGTACCACTAGTTATA ATGTTAACAGGCTGAAGCCTGGAGAGGAAGGAGGCTACAGAGTGCCATATAACAACCGGGGTGCCGGCTGTGGAGCGGCCATGAGGGCCATGTGCATCGGCCTGAG GTATCCAAACCCTGACCAGCTGTCTTCTCTGGTGCTTGTTGCCGTGGAGACGGGCAGGATGACTCACCATCACCCAATTGGTTTTCTGGGATCCGTTGCGTCGGCGCTTTTCGCCTCCTACGCCATCCAGCGGCGGCCGCTTGAATCCTGGGGTGTGGGTCTGCTGGAAGAGGCCTGTCCCATAGCCAAGAAGGTTATTACAGACAGCGGCTTCGCTGTGGAGGAGAATTTGAAGGATTGGGACTCCTTCTCTAAGCACTGGAAGCG GTACCTGGATCTGCGGGGAATCTCTGATGGAAAGGGGCCGGTGACCTGGCCCGACCCCTACGGTGTGGCTGAGAGGGATGAGGCCTATAAGAGCTTCAGTCTGTCTGGCTGGGGGGGATCCTGTGGCCATGATGCTCCCATGATAGCACTGGATGCCTTACTGGGAGCCGGTTCAGACTGGGAGGAGCTGATGAACAGAGCTGCTTTCCATGGAG GTGACAACGACAGCACAGCGGTGAttgcctgctgctgctggggtcTTCTCTACGGCACCAAAGGGGTTCCTGAACGCAACTACTCCAAGTTGGAGTACCGGGATCGTCTGGAGCACTGCGCTGAGCAGCTTTACACTTTATCTCACTAA